From a region of the Mytilus galloprovincialis chromosome 3, xbMytGall1.hap1.1, whole genome shotgun sequence genome:
- the LOC143066358 gene encoding mediator of RNA polymerase II transcription subunit 11-like — translation MGSGPVERIQQLDIIEREIATAIHSAGLALQELAKEKPQAKQIETHTTTFMKTLMEVEKKMTNHINYLTQVSTGQPHEGSSYAASKDLTLAYHRIDHIKSRLATLERFHHELSPQKPHAKTLQMSDS, via the exons atgggttccGGTCCGGTCGAAAGAATCCAACAACTCGATATTATTGAGAGGGAAATTGCAACAGCTATTCATAGTGCTG gtttagcTCTCCAGGAATTAGCCAAAGAAAAGCCACAAGCTAAACAAATAGAGACACATACAACAACTTTCATGAAAACTTTGATGGAAGtagagaaaaaaatgacaaaccaTATTAACTACCTCACACAAGTTTCTACAG GTCAGCCTCATGAGGGATCATCATATGCAGCGTCTAAAGATTTGACTCTAGCTTATCACAGAATAGATCATATCAAAAGCAGATTGGCTACTCTAGAAAGATTCCATCATGAACTTAGTCCTCAAAAACCTCATGCCAAGACTTTACAAATGTCTGACTCTTGA